A window from Pseudomonas campi encodes these proteins:
- the nuoG gene encoding NADH-quinone oxidoreductase subunit NuoG: protein MATIHVDGKDFEVDGADNLLQACLSLGLDIPYFCWHPALGSVGACRQCAVKQYSDENDKRGRIVMSCMTPATDNTWISIDDEESKAFRASVVEWLMTNHPHDCPVCEEGGHCHLQDMTVMTGHNERRYRFTKRTHQNQQLGPFISHEMNRCIACYRCVRYYKDYAGGTDLGVYGAHDNVYFGRVEDGVLESEFSGNLVEVCPTGVFTDKTHSERYNRKWDMQFAPSICHGCASGCNTSPGERYGEIRRIENRFNGDVNQYFLCDRGRFGYGYVNRDDRPRQPLFGSEKLGLDAALDKAAELLKGKRVIGIGSPRASLEGNFALRELVGASNYYSGIAAAELDNLRLIRDILQNGPLPVPTLREVEHHDAVFVLGEDLTQTAARLALALRQSVKGKATEIAASMKIQDWHMAAVQNVAQDALHPLFIASVTPTRLDDIAEACVHAAPADLARIGFAVAHAIDPSAPAVSGLDDEAAELVQLIADALLNAKRPLIVSGASLGSKELIEAAANIASALKNREKNGSISLVVPEANSMGLALFGGESLDVALEALTAGQADAVIVLENDLYRRADAAKVDAALAAAKVVIVADHQQTATSAKAHLVLPAASFAEGDGTLVSLEGRAQRFFQVYEPSYYDSNILVREGWRWLHALHNTMQGKAVDWTQLDQVTAACAASSSILAGITGAAPSASFRIKGLKLAREPHRYSGRTAMRANISVHEPRQPQDQDSAFAFSMEGYSGSKEDRQQIPFAWSPGWNSPQAWNKFQDEVGGHLRAGDPGVRLIEAKGASLPWFAVSAAFNPAQGTLQAVPLHHLFGSEETSSRAAPIQERIPQPYVALAKAEADRLGVNQGAWLSLSVNGQALRLPLQINEDMAIGLVGLPVGLPGIPALVAGAVVTTIQEAAQ, encoded by the coding sequence ATGGCCACTATCCACGTAGACGGCAAAGATTTCGAAGTCGACGGTGCGGACAACCTGCTGCAGGCCTGTCTGTCCCTCGGACTCGACATCCCCTACTTCTGCTGGCACCCGGCGCTCGGTAGCGTCGGGGCCTGCCGCCAGTGCGCGGTAAAGCAGTACAGCGACGAGAATGACAAGCGCGGCCGCATCGTCATGTCGTGCATGACGCCTGCCACCGACAACACCTGGATCTCCATCGACGATGAGGAATCCAAGGCGTTCCGCGCCAGCGTCGTCGAATGGCTGATGACTAACCACCCGCACGACTGCCCGGTCTGTGAGGAAGGCGGTCACTGCCACCTGCAAGACATGACGGTGATGACCGGCCACAACGAGCGCCGCTATCGCTTCACCAAGCGCACCCACCAGAACCAGCAGCTCGGCCCGTTCATCTCCCACGAGATGAACCGCTGCATCGCTTGCTACCGCTGCGTGCGCTACTACAAGGACTATGCCGGCGGCACCGACCTGGGCGTCTATGGCGCGCACGACAACGTGTACTTCGGCCGCGTCGAAGACGGCGTGCTGGAAAGCGAGTTCTCCGGCAACCTGGTCGAGGTCTGCCCGACCGGCGTGTTCACCGACAAGACCCACTCCGAGCGCTACAACCGCAAGTGGGACATGCAGTTCGCCCCAAGCATCTGCCATGGCTGCGCCAGCGGCTGCAACACCAGCCCGGGCGAGCGTTACGGCGAGATCCGCCGCATCGAGAACCGCTTCAACGGTGACGTGAACCAGTACTTCCTGTGTGACCGCGGCCGCTTCGGCTACGGCTACGTCAACCGCGACGACCGTCCGCGCCAGCCGCTGTTCGGTAGCGAGAAGCTCGGCCTGGATGCCGCCCTGGACAAGGCCGCCGAGCTGCTCAAGGGCAAGCGCGTGATCGGCATCGGTTCGCCGCGCGCCAGCCTGGAAGGCAACTTCGCCCTGCGCGAACTGGTCGGTGCCAGCAACTACTACAGCGGCATCGCCGCTGCCGAGTTGGACAACCTGCGCCTGATCCGCGACATCCTGCAGAACGGCCCGCTGCCGGTGCCGACCCTGCGCGAAGTGGAACACCACGACGCGGTGTTCGTCCTCGGTGAAGACCTGACCCAGACCGCCGCCCGCCTGGCCCTGGCCCTGCGCCAGTCGGTCAAGGGCAAGGCCACTGAAATCGCCGCCTCGATGAAGATCCAGGACTGGCACATGGCAGCCGTACAGAACGTCGCGCAAGACGCGCTGCACCCGCTGTTCATCGCCAGCGTCACCCCGACCCGCCTCGACGACATCGCCGAAGCCTGCGTGCATGCCGCCCCGGCCGACCTGGCCCGCATCGGCTTTGCCGTGGCCCACGCCATCGACCCGAGCGCCCCAGCCGTTAGCGGCCTGGACGACGAAGCCGCCGAGCTGGTGCAGCTGATCGCCGATGCGCTGCTTAACGCCAAGCGTCCGCTGATCGTTTCCGGCGCCTCGCTAGGTAGCAAGGAACTGATCGAAGCCGCAGCCAACATCGCCAGCGCGCTGAAGAATCGCGAGAAAAACGGCTCCATCAGCCTGGTGGTGCCGGAAGCCAACAGCATGGGCCTGGCCCTGTTTGGCGGCGAATCGCTGGACGTCGCGCTGGAGGCATTGACCGCCGGCCAGGCCGACGCCGTGATCGTGCTGGAAAACGACCTGTATCGCCGCGCCGATGCCGCCAAGGTCGACGCTGCCCTGGCTGCCGCCAAGGTGGTAATCGTTGCCGACCACCAGCAGACCGCCACCAGCGCCAAAGCCCATCTGGTACTGCCGGCTGCCAGCTTCGCCGAAGGCGACGGCACCCTGGTCAGCCTGGAAGGCCGCGCCCAGCGTTTCTTCCAGGTGTACGAGCCGAGCTACTACGACAGCAATATCCTGGTGCGTGAAGGCTGGCGCTGGCTGCATGCCCTGCACAACACAATGCAAGGCAAGGCCGTCGACTGGACCCAGCTGGACCAGGTCACCGCCGCCTGCGCCGCCAGCAGCAGCATCCTCGCCGGCATCACCGGTGCCGCACCGAGCGCGTCGTTCCGCATCAAGGGCCTCAAGCTGGCCCGCGAGCCACACCGCTACAGCGGCCGTACCGCCATGCGCGCCAACATCAGCGTGCACGAGCCGCGTCAGCCGCAGGATCAGGACTCGGCCTTCGCCTTCTCCATGGAAGGCTATTCGGGCAGCAAGGAAGACCGTCAGCAGATTCCGTTTGCCTGGTCGCCAGGCTGGAACTCGCCGCAGGCCTGGAACAAGTTCCAGGACGAAGTCGGCGGTCACCTGCGTGCCGGTGATCCCGGCGTACGCCTGATCGAAGCCAAGGGCGCCAGCTTGCCGTGGTTTGCCGTAAGCGCCGCGTTCAACCCGGCCCAGGGCACGCTGCAAGCCGTACCGCTGCATCACCTGTTCGGCAGCGAGGAAACCTCGTCGCGCGCCGCACCGATCCAGGAGCGCATCCCGCAGCCGTATGTGGCGCTGGCCAAGGCCGAAGCCGACCGTCTCGGTGTCAACCAAGGTGCCTGGCTCAGCCTGAGCGTTAACGGTCAGGCCCTGCGCCTGCCGCTGCAGATCAACGAAGACATGGCCATCGGCCTGGTCGGTCTGCCGGTCGGCTTGCCGGGTATCCCGGCGCTGGTTGCCGGCGCAGTGGTCACCACCATCCAGGAGGCCGCGCAATGA
- the nuoH gene encoding NADH-quinone oxidoreductase subunit NuoH, whose protein sequence is MSWFTPEVIDVLIAVLKAIVILLVVVISGALLSFVERRLLGWWQDRYGPNRVGPFGMFQIVADMLKMFFKEDWTPPFADKAIFILAPMIAFAAMLMAFAIIPVTPTWGVADLNIGILFFFAMAGLSVYAVLFAGWSSNNKFALLGALRASAQTVSYEVFLALALMGIVAQVGSFNMRDIVDYQAENLWFIIPQFFGFCTFFIAGVAVTHRHPFDQPEAEQELADGYHIEYAGMKWGMFFVGEYIGIVTISALLVTLFFGGWHGPFGILPQIPFIWFALKTCFFIMIFILLRASIPRPRYDQVMAFSWKFCLPLTLINLLVTGAVVLATAQ, encoded by the coding sequence ATGAGCTGGTTCACTCCTGAGGTGATCGATGTACTGATCGCTGTGCTCAAGGCCATTGTTATCCTGCTGGTGGTGGTAATCAGTGGCGCGCTGCTGAGCTTCGTCGAACGCCGCCTGCTTGGCTGGTGGCAGGATCGCTATGGTCCGAACCGCGTCGGTCCGTTCGGCATGTTCCAGATCGTTGCCGACATGCTGAAGATGTTCTTCAAGGAAGACTGGACGCCGCCGTTCGCCGACAAGGCGATCTTCATCCTGGCGCCGATGATTGCCTTCGCCGCCATGCTGATGGCCTTCGCGATCATCCCGGTCACCCCGACCTGGGGCGTGGCGGATCTGAACATTGGCATTTTGTTCTTCTTCGCCATGGCCGGTCTGTCGGTGTATGCGGTGCTGTTCGCCGGCTGGTCGAGTAACAACAAGTTCGCCCTGCTCGGTGCCCTGCGCGCCTCGGCGCAGACGGTGTCCTACGAGGTGTTCCTGGCCCTGGCGCTGATGGGCATCGTCGCTCAGGTTGGCTCGTTCAACATGCGCGACATCGTCGATTACCAGGCCGAGAACCTGTGGTTCATCATTCCGCAGTTCTTCGGTTTCTGTACCTTCTTCATCGCCGGCGTTGCGGTGACTCACCGTCACCCGTTCGACCAGCCGGAAGCGGAGCAGGAGCTGGCCGACGGTTATCACATCGAATATGCCGGGATGAAATGGGGCATGTTCTTCGTCGGCGAATACATCGGCATCGTGACCATTTCGGCGCTGCTGGTGACCCTGTTCTTCGGTGGCTGGCACGGCCCGTTCGGCATCCTGCCGCAGATCCCGTTTATCTGGTTCGCCCTGAAAACCTGCTTCTTCATCATGATCTTCATCCTGCTGCGCGCCTCGATTCCGCGCCCACGGTATGACCAGGTCATGGCCTTCAGCTGGAAGTTCTGTCTGCCGCTGACCCTGATCAACCTGCTGGTGACCGGCGCAGTTGTGCTGGCTACGGCCCAGTAA
- the nuoI gene encoding NADH-quinone oxidoreductase subunit NuoI — translation MIKYIWDVVHGTWTQLRSLVMVFSHGFRKRDTLQYPEEAVYLPPRYRGRIVLTRDPDGEERCVACNLCAVACPVGCISLQKAETPDGRWYPDFFRINFSRCIFCGLCEEACPTTAIQLTPDFEMGEFKRQDLVYEKEDLLISGPGKNPDYNFYRVAGMAIAGKPKGAAQNEAEPINVKGLLP, via the coding sequence ATGATCAAATACATCTGGGATGTGGTGCATGGCACCTGGACCCAACTGCGCAGCCTGGTGATGGTGTTCAGTCACGGCTTCCGCAAACGCGACACCCTGCAGTACCCGGAAGAAGCCGTGTACCTGCCGCCACGCTACCGTGGCCGCATCGTGCTGACCCGCGACCCCGACGGCGAAGAACGCTGCGTAGCCTGCAACCTGTGCGCCGTGGCCTGCCCGGTCGGTTGCATCTCGCTGCAGAAGGCCGAGACCCCGGACGGCCGCTGGTATCCGGATTTCTTCCGCATCAACTTCTCGCGCTGCATCTTCTGCGGCCTCTGTGAAGAGGCCTGCCCGACCACAGCGATCCAGCTCACCCCGGACTTCGAGATGGGCGAGTTCAAGCGCCAGGACCTGGTGTACGAAAAGGAAGACCTGCTGATCAGCGGCCCGGGCAAGAACCCGGACTACAACTTCTACCGCGTTGCCGGTATGGCCATCGCTGGCAAGCCGAAAGGCGCTGCGCAAAACGAAGCCGAACCGATCAACGTCAAAGGCCTGTTGCCCTAA
- the nuoJ gene encoding NADH-quinone oxidoreductase subunit J, with protein sequence MEFAFYLAAGVAVASTFRVITASNPVHALLYLILSLLAVAMTFFALGAPFAGALEIIVYAGAIMVLFVFVVMMLNLGPAAAEQEKKWLTPGIWTGPAILSAILLGQLLYVLFQAPSGASIGLVTVDAKAVGIALYGPYLLAVELASMLLLAALVAAYHLGRHEAKDATP encoded by the coding sequence ATGGAATTCGCTTTCTACCTCGCTGCGGGCGTTGCCGTGGCGTCCACGTTTCGGGTCATCACCGCGAGCAATCCGGTGCACGCCCTGCTCTATCTGATTCTCTCGTTGCTGGCCGTGGCCATGACCTTCTTCGCCCTCGGTGCACCGTTTGCCGGCGCACTGGAGATCATCGTCTACGCCGGCGCGATCATGGTGCTGTTCGTCTTCGTGGTGATGATGCTCAACCTCGGCCCGGCTGCCGCCGAGCAGGAGAAGAAATGGCTGACGCCCGGCATCTGGACCGGCCCGGCGATTCTCTCCGCGATCCTCCTTGGCCAACTGCTGTATGTGCTGTTCCAGGCGCCGAGCGGTGCTTCCATCGGTCTGGTGACCGTGGATGCCAAGGCCGTCGGCATCGCCCTGTACGGCCCCTATCTGCTGGCCGTCGAGCTGGCCTCGATGCTGCTGCTCGCCGCCCTGGTCGCCGCCTACCACCTGGGCCGCCACGAAGCTAAGGATGCAACGCCATGA
- the nuoK gene encoding NADH-quinone oxidoreductase subunit NuoK gives MNAIPMEHGLALAGVLFSLGLIGLMVRRNILFVLMSLEVMMNATALAFVVAGSRWVQADGQIMFILVITLAAAEASIGLAILLQLYRRFHTLDIDAASEMRG, from the coding sequence ATGAATGCAATTCCCATGGAGCACGGCCTGGCCCTGGCCGGCGTGCTGTTCAGCCTCGGCCTGATCGGCCTGATGGTGCGGCGCAACATCCTGTTCGTGCTGATGAGCCTGGAAGTGATGATGAACGCCACCGCCTTGGCCTTTGTGGTCGCCGGCAGCCGCTGGGTGCAGGCTGACGGGCAGATCATGTTCATTCTGGTGATCACCCTGGCAGCCGCCGAGGCCAGCATCGGCCTGGCGATCCTGCTGCAGCTGTATCGCCGCTTCCACACCCTCGATATCGACGCTGCCAGCGAGATGCGCGGATGA
- the nuoL gene encoding NADH-quinone oxidoreductase subunit L: MNLLFLTCLFPLLGWFLLAFSRGRFSENLSALIGVGSVGLSALTAGWVILQFNLNPPEGGVFTQVLWQWMNVAGFAPSFTLYLDGLSLTMLGVVTGVGFLIHLFASWYMRGEEGYSRFFAYTNLFIFSMLLLVLGDNLLVLYFGWEGVGLCSYLLIGFYFKHTPNGNAALKAFIVTRVGDVFMAIGLFILFLHLGTLNIQELMVLAPQKYVAGDSWLWIATLMLLGGAVGKSAQLPLQTWLADAMAGPTPVSALIHAATMVTAGVYLIARTHGLFLLTPDILELVGIVGGVTLVLAGFAALVQTDIKRILAYSTMSQIGYMFLALGVQAWDAAIFHLMTHAFFKALLFLASGAVINACHHEQNIFKMGGLWKKLPLAYASFIVGGAALAALPLITAGFYSKDEILWEAFASGHQWLLYAGLTGAFLTSIYTFRLIFIAFHGEQQTEAHAGHGVAHWLPLSVLIVLSTFIGALISPPLAGVLPQSLGHAGGEAKHSLEIASGAIALAGIVLAALLFLGKRSFATAVAQSGPGRFLSAWWFAAWGFDWLYDKLFVRPYLLLCRLLGRDPIDRSISLIPRLARGGNALLARSETGQVRWYATSIAGGAVLVLGLLLILN, encoded by the coding sequence ATGAATCTTCTATTCCTGACTTGCCTGTTCCCCCTGCTCGGCTGGTTCCTCCTGGCCTTCTCCCGCGGCCGCTTCTCCGAGAACCTCTCCGCCCTGATCGGCGTCGGCTCGGTCGGCCTGTCGGCGCTCACCGCCGGCTGGGTAATCCTGCAGTTCAACCTCAACCCGCCTGAGGGTGGCGTATTCACCCAGGTGCTGTGGCAGTGGATGAATGTCGCCGGCTTCGCGCCGAGCTTCACCCTGTATCTGGACGGCCTGTCGCTGACCATGCTCGGCGTGGTCACCGGCGTCGGTTTCCTGATCCACCTGTTCGCCAGCTGGTACATGCGCGGTGAAGAGGGCTATTCGCGCTTCTTCGCCTACACCAACCTGTTCATCTTCAGCATGCTGCTGCTGGTGCTCGGCGATAACCTGCTGGTGCTGTACTTCGGCTGGGAAGGCGTGGGCCTGTGTTCCTACCTGCTGATCGGCTTCTACTTCAAGCACACGCCGAACGGCAACGCGGCGCTGAAGGCCTTTATCGTCACCCGTGTTGGCGACGTGTTCATGGCCATCGGCCTGTTCATCCTGTTCCTGCACCTCGGCACTCTGAATATCCAGGAGCTGATGGTGCTGGCGCCGCAGAAGTACGTGGCCGGTGACAGCTGGCTGTGGATCGCCACCCTGATGCTGCTCGGCGGCGCGGTCGGCAAATCCGCCCAGCTGCCGCTGCAGACCTGGCTGGCCGACGCCATGGCCGGCCCGACCCCGGTTTCCGCGCTGATCCACGCGGCGACCATGGTGACCGCCGGCGTCTACCTGATCGCGCGGACCCATGGCCTGTTCCTGCTGACTCCGGACATTCTGGAGCTGGTCGGCATCGTCGGCGGCGTGACCCTGGTGCTGGCCGGCTTCGCCGCCCTGGTGCAGACCGACATCAAGCGCATCCTCGCCTACTCGACCATGAGCCAGATCGGCTACATGTTCCTCGCCCTCGGCGTGCAGGCCTGGGACGCGGCGATTTTCCACCTGATGACCCACGCCTTCTTCAAGGCCCTGCTGTTCCTCGCTTCCGGTGCGGTGATCAACGCCTGCCACCACGAGCAGAACATTTTCAAGATGGGCGGACTGTGGAAGAAACTGCCGTTGGCCTACGCCAGCTTCATCGTCGGTGGCGCGGCCCTGGCCGCCCTGCCGCTGATTACTGCCGGTTTCTATTCCAAGGACGAGATCCTCTGGGAAGCCTTCGCCAGTGGTCACCAGTGGCTGCTGTACGCCGGCCTGACCGGGGCCTTCCTGACCTCGATCTACACCTTCCGCCTGATCTTCATCGCCTTCCACGGCGAGCAGCAGACTGAAGCCCATGCCGGTCATGGCGTCGCCCACTGGCTGCCGCTGAGTGTGCTGATCGTGCTGTCGACCTTTATCGGCGCGCTGATCAGCCCGCCGCTGGCCGGTGTGCTGCCGCAGAGCCTCGGCCATGCCGGTGGCGAGGCCAAGCACAGCCTGGAGATCGCTTCCGGCGCCATCGCCCTGGCCGGTATCGTGCTGGCCGCCCTGCTGTTCCTCGGCAAGCGCAGCTTCGCCACGGCGGTGGCGCAGAGCGGCCCGGGCCGTTTCCTGTCGGCCTGGTGGTTCGCCGCCTGGGGCTTCGACTGGCTCTACGACAAGCTGTTCGTGCGCCCCTACCTGCTGCTCTGCCGTCTGCTCGGGCGTGACCCGATCGATCGCAGCATCAGCCTGATCCCGCGTCTGGCCCGGGGCGGTAACGCCTTGCTGGCCCGCAGCGAGACCGGTCAGGTGCGCTGGTACGCCACGTCTATCGCCGGGGGCGCCGTACTGGTGCTCGGCCTGCTGCTGATTCTGAATTAA
- the nuoM gene encoding NADH-quinone oxidoreductase subunit M, whose translation MILPWLILIPFIGGLLCWQLERFGNTLPRWIALLTMGLLFGLGLWLWATGDFSLAPAPGADPVWAAEFQLQWIERLGISVHLALDGLSVLMISLTGLLGVLSVLCSWNEIQNRVGFFHLNLMWILGGVVGVFLAVDLFLFFFFWEMMLVPMFFLIALWGHSGSDGKTRIYAATKFFIFTQASGLVMLVAILGLVFVHFDQTGVLTFNYADLLKTKMAAGTEYILMLGFFIAFAVKFPVVPFHSWLPDAHAQAPTAGSVDLAGILLKTAAYGLMRFALPLFPNASAEFAPIAQWLGVFAIIYGALLSFAQTDIKRLVAFSSVSHMGFVLIAIYSASEIALQGAVVQMMAHGLSAAALFILCGQLYERVHTRDMREMGGIWARMPWLPAVSLFFAAAALGLPGTGNFVGEFLILVGSFQSAPWVTVLAATGLVFGSVYSLIMIHRAYFGPAKADTALPGLKPRELSMVLGLAVLLILLGVYPQPVLDTSAASMQGVQQWLGSALNQPVLAR comes from the coding sequence ATGATTCTGCCCTGGCTAATCCTGATCCCCTTTATCGGCGGCCTGCTGTGCTGGCAGCTCGAGCGTTTCGGCAACACCCTGCCGCGCTGGATCGCCCTGCTGACCATGGGCCTGCTGTTCGGCCTGGGCCTGTGGCTGTGGGCCACCGGCGACTTCAGCCTGGCTCCCGCACCGGGCGCCGATCCGGTCTGGGCTGCCGAATTCCAGCTGCAGTGGATCGAACGACTCGGCATCAGCGTGCACCTGGCGCTGGACGGTCTGTCGGTGCTGATGATCAGCCTCACCGGCCTGCTCGGCGTACTGTCCGTGCTCTGCTCGTGGAACGAGATCCAGAACCGCGTCGGCTTCTTCCACCTCAACCTGATGTGGATCCTCGGCGGCGTGGTCGGCGTGTTCCTCGCCGTCGACCTGTTCCTGTTCTTCTTCTTCTGGGAAATGATGCTGGTGCCGATGTTCTTCCTCATCGCGCTCTGGGGTCACAGCGGCAGCGACGGCAAGACGCGGATCTACGCCGCCACCAAATTCTTCATCTTCACCCAGGCCAGCGGCCTGGTGATGCTGGTGGCGATCCTCGGCCTGGTATTCGTGCATTTCGACCAGACCGGCGTCCTCACCTTCAACTACGCCGATCTGCTGAAGACCAAGATGGCCGCCGGCACCGAGTACATCCTGATGCTCGGCTTCTTCATCGCCTTCGCGGTGAAGTTCCCGGTGGTGCCGTTCCACTCCTGGCTGCCGGACGCCCACGCCCAGGCACCGACCGCCGGTTCCGTGGACCTGGCCGGTATCCTGCTGAAAACCGCCGCCTACGGCTTGATGCGCTTTGCCCTGCCGCTGTTCCCCAATGCCTCGGCCGAGTTCGCGCCGATCGCCCAGTGGCTCGGCGTGTTCGCCATCATCTACGGCGCCCTGCTGTCGTTCGCCCAGACCGACATCAAGCGCCTAGTGGCCTTCTCCAGCGTGTCGCACATGGGTTTTGTGCTGATTGCCATCTACTCCGCCAGTGAGATCGCCCTGCAGGGCGCGGTGGTGCAGATGATGGCCCACGGCCTGTCCGCCGCGGCGCTGTTCATACTCTGCGGCCAGCTCTACGAGCGTGTGCACACCCGTGACATGCGCGAGATGGGCGGGATCTGGGCACGCATGCCCTGGCTGCCAGCAGTGAGCCTGTTCTTTGCCGCCGCCGCACTGGGCCTGCCGGGCACCGGCAACTTCGTCGGCGAGTTCCTGATCCTGGTCGGCAGCTTCCAGAGCGCGCCGTGGGTCACCGTGTTGGCCGCCACCGGCCTGGTCTTCGGCTCGGTTTACTCGCTGATCATGATTCACCGCGCCTACTTCGGCCCGGCCAAGGCGGACACCGCCCTGCCTGGCTTGAAACCGCGCGAACTGAGCATGGTGCTGGGCCTAGCCGTGCTGCTGATCCTGCTGGGCGTCTACCCGCAACCGGTGCTCGACACCTCGGCCGCCAGCATGCAAGGCGTGCAGCAGTGGCTGGGTAGCGCTCTCAATCAACCTGTTTTGGCCCGGTAA
- the nuoN gene encoding NADH-quinone oxidoreductase subunit NuoN: protein MQLTTQHFIALLPLLITSATAVLVMLAIAWKRNHAMTFGLSVLGLNLALLSLIPALGVTPIEVTPLLLVDKFACYYMALVLASTLACVTLIHAYLGGESGKGYPGNREELYLLMLLSAAGGLVLVSAQHLAGLFIGLELLSVPTYGMIAYAFFNKRSLEAGIKYMVLSAAGSAFLLFGMALLYAESGSLSFAGIGAKLAADGLPSMLAQIGLGMMLIGLAFKLSLVPFHLWTPDVYEGAPAPVAAFLATASKVAVFAVLLRLYQISPVTAGGWLSELLTVIAIASILFGNLLALLQNNLKRLLGYSSIAHFGYLLVALIASKGLAVEAVGVYLATYVLTSLGAFGVITLMSTPYSGRDADALYEYRGLFWRRPYLTAVLTVMMLSLAGIPLTAGFIGKFYVVAAGVQSQQWWLLGALVLGSAIGVFYYLRVMVTLFMVEPNLRRHDAELHWAQRAGGMMLLFVALLAFFLGVYPQPLLELVQQAGLVAIAQ from the coding sequence ATGCAACTGACGACTCAACATTTCATCGCGCTGCTGCCGCTGCTGATCACCAGTGCCACCGCGGTGCTGGTGATGCTGGCAATCGCCTGGAAACGCAACCATGCGATGACCTTCGGCCTCTCGGTGCTGGGCCTCAACCTGGCCTTGCTGTCGCTGATCCCGGCCCTGGGCGTGACGCCCATCGAGGTCACCCCACTGCTGCTGGTAGACAAGTTCGCCTGCTACTACATGGCCCTGGTGCTGGCTTCGACTTTGGCCTGCGTGACGCTGATCCACGCCTACCTGGGTGGCGAATCGGGCAAGGGCTATCCGGGCAATCGCGAAGAGCTGTATCTGCTGATGCTGTTGTCCGCCGCTGGCGGCCTGGTACTGGTCAGCGCGCAGCACCTGGCTGGCCTGTTCATCGGCCTGGAACTGCTGTCGGTGCCGACCTACGGCATGATCGCTTACGCCTTCTTCAACAAGCGCTCGCTGGAAGCCGGCATCAAGTACATGGTGCTGTCGGCCGCCGGTTCGGCCTTCCTGCTGTTCGGCATGGCCCTGCTCTACGCCGAATCTGGCAGCCTGAGCTTCGCCGGTATCGGCGCCAAGCTGGCTGCTGACGGCCTGCCGAGCATGCTGGCGCAGATCGGCCTTGGCATGATGCTGATCGGTCTGGCCTTCAAGCTGTCGCTGGTGCCCTTCCACCTGTGGACCCCGGACGTCTACGAAGGCGCGCCGGCGCCGGTGGCCGCCTTCCTGGCCACCGCCAGCAAGGTGGCGGTGTTTGCCGTGTTGCTGCGCCTGTATCAGATCTCGCCGGTGACCGCTGGCGGCTGGCTGAGCGAGCTGCTGACGGTCATCGCCATCGCCTCGATCCTCTTCGGTAACCTGCTGGCCCTGCTGCAGAACAACCTCAAGCGTCTGCTCGGTTATTCCTCCATCGCCCACTTCGGCTACCTGCTGGTGGCGCTGATCGCCAGCAAGGGCCTGGCCGTGGAAGCGGTCGGCGTGTACCTGGCCACCTACGTGCTGACCAGCCTCGGTGCGTTCGGCGTGATCACCCTGATGTCGACACCCTACAGCGGCCGCGATGCCGATGCCCTGTACGAGTACCGCGGCCTGTTCTGGCGGCGCCCGTACCTAACTGCCGTGCTGACCGTGATGATGCTGTCGCTGGCCGGCATCCCGCTGACCGCCGGCTTTATCGGCAAGTTCTACGTGGTCGCCGCCGGTGTGCAATCGCAGCAATGGTGGCTGCTCGGCGCCCTGGTGCTGGGTAGCGCGATTGGCGTGTTCTACTACCTGCGCGTCATGGTCACCCTGTTCATGGTCGAGCCCAACCTGCGTCGCCACGATGCGGAGCTGCACTGGGCACAACGTGCCGGCGGCATGATGCTGCTGTTCGTCGCCCTGCTCGCCTTCTTCCTCGGCGTCTACCCGCAGCCGCTGCTGGAGCTGGTGCAACAGGCCGGTCTGGTGGCCATCGCCCAGTGA